CACTGGAGGTAGAAGATCGAGAAGAAGAACGTCATCAGTCCGGACAGCTGCACGCGCTCGACGAGCAGGGTCCCTTCGGATGTATCCGGCGCTGCGTGATCTTCGATGATGTCCTTGATCTTGAAGGCCTGCATGAGCATCAGAATCCCGATTCCGAGCCGGAAGAGCATCTCGAACCCGACACCAGCCTGGCCGATCACGTCTTCCGCCGGCGCGTCGCCTGCCGCGAAGGCGAGGACGAACTGGAAGACGTAGAACGCCGCCAGGAGCAGCAGCGGCCAGAGCGCGAGCTTCCTTGGAGAATTCAGACGATTCAAGCCCGGGCGGCGCCGGAACCACCAGACCAGATAGTAGATGCCGAACGTGACAATCGTGAACGCGATCATCACCAGGACA
This genomic interval from Vicinamibacterales bacterium contains the following:
- a CDS encoding DUF4234 domain-containing protein; this encodes MAAARVLLVDIGLPFGHTRRERIRSRLGWAALSALGGAMEPGPYAPPKANVADPLPDSHGLKRRSVLVMIAFTIVTFGIYYLVWWFRRRPGLNRLNSPRKLALWPLLLLAAFYVFQFVLAFAAGDAPAEDVIGQAGVGFEMLFRLGIGILMLMQAFKIKDIIEDHAAPDTSEGTLLVERVQLSGLMTFFFSIFYLQWAINRYVVGPGERLQPAATGAIMSDGGDAVPGRPPRLEL